The following DNA comes from Deltaproteobacteria bacterium GWC2_65_14.
ATCGATCCGCCGTCTCTACGCGAAGTCGCTGTTCCAGCAGATCTCCGCGTATGTCCGGGAGGAAGCCGGGAAGGCGATCCTCCTATTCTTTCTCCGGCCCTCCCCGGTGGTCTCCGAACTCAGGGTCGTCGGCACGAAACGGGTGACGGAGGCGATGGTTCTCTCCGCCTCGCGCATCCGGCGGGGCGCCTCGCTGGAGGCCGCAGACCTTCACGGCGCCGAGGATGCGGTCCGGAAGATGCTCCGCGATAAAGGATTTCCCGGTGCCGCGGTGACCGTGTCGGCGTCGTGCAGCGTGGAAACGGGGGCGGGGAGGATCCGGATCGAGGTCCGCGAAGGGGAACCGGGCGTCATCCGGAGCGTCGCCATGGAGGGGGTACGGTTTTTCCCTCCGGAAGGACTCCGCGAGCTGCTGGGTCTGGAAGAAGGCGAACCGTACGACTTCCGGGACGGCGACCGGGGGATCCGGGATCTCCGGGCCGCCTACAAGGAAGCCGGGTTCCTCACCGTCCATGTTTCCGCGTTCGAGGTTTCCTGCGAGGAGGGGGAGGGGGTCTGTCTGGCCGGGCGGGTCGAGGAAGGCCCGAGATACGAGGTCCGATGGGAGGGGGAGGAGAAATTCTCCAGGTCGAAGCTCGAGAAGGCGATCCGGCTTCGCGGCGGAGAGGAGGAATTCACCGAGGGGGGGCTGGTGTACGACCTCCGGGAACGGCTTCTGTCCTTCTATCGGGGAAGGAACCACCTCAAGGCAGCGGTGACGGTGGAAACCGGGGAGATGGAGGATGGGAAACGCCTCCTGAAGATCGTCCTGGAGGAAGGGGAGGCGGGGTACCTGAAGGAGATCCGTTTTCTGGGGAACGACCGGATTCCGTCGAAGGTTCTCAAGAAGCAGATGCTTTCCAGGGAGAGGGGGTTCTTCCACCATGTCACCGGGTCCGGGGAGTTCGAAGAGGCCGACTGGAGCGCGGACCTGGCGGCGCTGGTCGGGCTGTACCAGCAGGAGGGATACGCCCGGATGAAAATCTCCTCCGTGGACACCTCCTGGGATGAACGGGGGGGGATCACCGCCGCGATCCATGTCGAGGAGGGGCCCCGCTACCTTCTCCGGGAGATCGTGCTGTCGGGAAACGACCATTTTCTCCAGGAGGAACTCCTGGCCCTCGTCGGGAACCGGACGGGAACGCATGTGAACTATGTCGGGCTCGAGCGGGACCAGGAGAAGGTGGCCGAATTCTACCGGAATGCCGGGTACCTGGATGCCGCCGTGAAGACAACGCTTGCCTTCGACGAGGGAAAGGACACGGCGGTCGCCCGTTTCGAAATCGGAGAGGGGATCCGGTACCATCGGGGGACGGTCGCGGTCCGGGGGAATCTTCTCACCGACTCCGCGGCGGTTCTCCGGGAAGTCACGATCCCCGAAGGAGCCCCCGCCGGGGAGCGGGATCTACTGGCATTCCAGCAGGCGGTGTTCGGAACCGGGTTGTACAAAAGCGTCCGGCTGAACCGGTTGAAACACCCCGAACGGGAGATCGTCGACCTCATCGTGGAGGTCGAGGAAACCCTCTTCTTCGAGTTCGAGTACGGGTTCGGCTACGGGACCGACACCGGCATGCGGGGATTCGCGGGAGCCACGACCCGGAACATGAACGGACTGGGAAGACGGCTGTCCGTGAAGGTGCTCGCGAGCCAGAAGGAGCAGCACTACATCGCGGACCTGCGGGAACCCTGGATCTTCGGGAACCGCTGGAAGTGGGAGGGAGGGCTCACGGGCTCCTACCAGGAGGCGGAGCGGGAAAGCTTCAGCCTCCAGAAGGCCAGCGCCGTCGCCGGCATCACCAAGAAGATCCTTCTCCGGTCCTCGGTGGCCGTCCAGTATGAATTTTCCCGGGACGAGGTGTTCGACGTCACCCCCGGGGCGGTCCTCTCGCCGGAGGATCAGGGAACCGCGAACATCGCCGCGTTCCGGGGTCTCTTCGTGCTCGACTTCCGGGACGACCCGTTCAACCCGAGGCGGGGCTCCTTCCATTCCGGATCGGCCGAGCTGGCCTCCACCTATTTCGGATCGGAGGTCGACTACTACAAGGTGGCCGGACAGACCAGCTGGTATTTTCCGCTCTCCCGGAGGAACATCCTCGTCCTTTCCGGACGCGCGGGGGTGGTCCGCCCGACGCGGGACACGATCGAGGTTCCCATCCAGAAGCGGTTTTTCCTGGGGGGCAGGACCACCGTGCGGGGATTCAAGGAGGAATCGATCGGACCGCTGGGGACGGACGGCGCTCCCGTCGGGGGGGACTACATGGTCAACGGAAATGCGGAGATCCGCGTTCCGTTCCAGTACGGAGTGATCGGCGCGCTGTTCCTGGACGCCGGGAGCGTCTGGCTCGGGGGAGATCCGGGGAGCCGGATCGACCTGCGTGAGAGCGCGGGGCTGGGGCTTCGCTACCTTACCCCGGTGGGGCCGGTCGGATTCGATTACGCCTGGAAGCTCGACCGGCGGGCCGGAGAGTCCGGCTCCGAGTGGCACTTTACCATCGGCGCCGTCTTCTGATCCTCCCGGCGCGCCCCGTCGTAGAGGCGCATCCCTCCGGCCCCGCCGCCTCGGAGGGGGGCTGGCTACGCCGGCAATTGCGGCGGGGCCCCTGGCTCGCGGGGGAGGTCCCCTCGGCTACGCTCGCGATCTGCGCCCGCTCGCTGCCGTTTCGCTCGCCGGAACCGGCACCCTGTGGTGGGGACACTCCTCTCCCGAATCCCCGTGAAACCAGGAATGTCCCCCCCGCCTCGTCGACCCCCCCCGCATCGCTGCGGGTCCCCGGCCGGCGGGTGCCGAAGTTACAGGCACCCTTCTGGAAGGGGCGCATCACGAGCGGAGCAAGCCGAAGGAGGGGGGATGAGCGGAGATAAAAAGAAGTTCCTACAGCGGAGGGCAGTCGGAGCGAAGCCCCCCTCCGAGGCTGCGGAGCTGTTCCGTGCGCCCTCGCAAGGGGGCGCGACGGGCGGGATGAGGTTACGCGAGGACGGGGACCGTGGACTTGCGGACGACGCGGGTCTTCGCGATCCGGTCGCCGAGCCTACGCTGCCCGGGATCGCGGAGCAGCACGATCATTTCCACGACGATGAAGAGCGGGAAGAGGACGTAGAAGATGAACAGGACGTTCCGGAACGAGGAGTCGACGAAATGGATGGGGCGGCCGTCGGTGTGGACCACCTGGATCCCCATCACCTTTTTCCCGATGCTCTGCCCCGAGAAGATCCCGTCGCGGAACAATATGTAGAGCATGGAGAGGAAGGGCCCCAGACCCCCGAGCCCGTAGAAGAGGGCCGTGTAGAAGATCAGGTCGATCAGGAACGCCAGGGAGCGGGTCTGCCAGTCCGCCGGTGCATATCCTTCCGCCATGGAGCCACCTCGCGACAGGGAGTGCGGAAAACATTGTATCCGTTTTCCCGGGTTTCCGTCACGAGGAAATCGTGCTATTTTCCCATAGGGACAGGAGACTATTCCCGACGAGGAACCGGCCGCTGGCATCCCGTATCCGCTGGAAACTTCCCTTCCTCATCCTGTGGTCCGGAGGGGTCGCGTTGACCCTCCTCCTCCTCCTGCCGTTCGGCGGGGAGGGGGGGCAGACGGGCTTGTCGGTCGGAGTTGCGATCGCCGGGGAGCTCCTTGCGGGGATCGCGCTGTATCTGTTCCTGGACCGGAGGGTCTTCCGGCCGGCCGAAGGGTTCGTCCGGGGACTGGTCGAAGGTCCGCAGGGGACCCTCCCCGACTGCGTCGGGGTCCTGGCTCCGGTCGGAAAGGCGGCGGCCGAACGGTT
Coding sequences within:
- a CDS encoding outer membrane protein assembly factor BamA produces the protein MTGTERGRRFSPWVGALSVLVLLSARPAAALEEPAPREPPVLSAVTFRVASPYRISHGELTGLVTLKPGDLLTSDAVRESIRRLYAKSLFQQISAYVREEAGKAILLFFLRPSPVVSELRVVGTKRVTEAMVLSASRIRRGASLEAADLHGAEDAVRKMLRDKGFPGAAVTVSASCSVETGAGRIRIEVREGEPGVIRSVAMEGVRFFPPEGLRELLGLEEGEPYDFRDGDRGIRDLRAAYKEAGFLTVHVSAFEVSCEEGEGVCLAGRVEEGPRYEVRWEGEEKFSRSKLEKAIRLRGGEEEFTEGGLVYDLRERLLSFYRGRNHLKAAVTVETGEMEDGKRLLKIVLEEGEAGYLKEIRFLGNDRIPSKVLKKQMLSRERGFFHHVTGSGEFEEADWSADLAALVGLYQQEGYARMKISSVDTSWDERGGITAAIHVEEGPRYLLREIVLSGNDHFLQEELLALVGNRTGTHVNYVGLERDQEKVAEFYRNAGYLDAAVKTTLAFDEGKDTAVARFEIGEGIRYHRGTVAVRGNLLTDSAAVLREVTIPEGAPAGERDLLAFQQAVFGTGLYKSVRLNRLKHPEREIVDLIVEVEETLFFEFEYGFGYGTDTGMRGFAGATTRNMNGLGRRLSVKVLASQKEQHYIADLREPWIFGNRWKWEGGLTGSYQEAERESFSLQKASAVAGITKKILLRSSVAVQYEFSRDEVFDVTPGAVLSPEDQGTANIAAFRGLFVLDFRDDPFNPRRGSFHSGSAELASTYFGSEVDYYKVAGQTSWYFPLSRRNILVLSGRAGVVRPTRDTIEVPIQKRFFLGGRTTVRGFKEESIGPLGTDGAPVGGDYMVNGNAEIRVPFQYGVIGALFLDAGSVWLGGDPGSRIDLRESAGLGLRYLTPVGPVGFDYAWKLDRRAGESGSEWHFTIGAVF